Proteins encoded by one window of Lathyrus oleraceus cultivar Zhongwan6 chromosome 1, CAAS_Psat_ZW6_1.0, whole genome shotgun sequence:
- the LOC127089525 gene encoding uncharacterized protein LOC127089525 encodes MSQQSNSSPSKNMHWSPHARRPKETVSGFSSSIVLEERTKEGSKYVHNAIATIATGIMSGNHEVPGVSIPLNTIEPDSGADQKNTEPLGKNIYDDVEQIDAHKESNVVKPLDNVAGEEVHVTHDVNDNPNCEAETVDLEEFSDNELLSCVLPSIAKRVRTRREKKTVAQRSLRKKIDVPTSSKTTVAVESSLKRKVHGLTKSWSKVVPKKKKTKFVVIESDSDVPCNVSDILSKKKPTTSKLAASVPKVPIDNISFHFASSVNRWKYVYQKRLALERDLAQNVLDCKDIMDLIQEAGLMKTVTQFSKCYEMLLGRPDEAQPELKVTDNKICQVITANQVRKWPLKGKLVASKLSVKYAMLHKIGIANWVPTNHKSTVAVMLGKFIYVVGTKAKFDYGSYIFYQTLKHAGSFSAKGPIAFSSLIYGIILNQFPNILIENDSVKKRDSPMSFNHKLFLGTHVPDIVMTSGETSHVSNQPGKAVVIAMLKETCRELEARKLNLEKLISSLEMTEGDVLADGGEFGEVVAVAEEAERQGKEGETDASPDDGTDDDDDSESDD; translated from the exons ATGTCTCAACAATCCAACTCTTCTCCTTCCAAGAACATGCATTGGTCTCcacatgcaagaagacctaaagaaactgTATCAGGCTTCTCCTCATCCATCGTTCTTGAGGAACGAACCAAAGAAGGTTCCAAGTATGTTCACAACGCCATTGCCACTATAGCGACTGGAATAATGTCTGGAAATCATGAGGTCCCTGGGGTTTCCATTCCCCTAAACACTATTGAACCTGATAGTGGTGCAGATCAAAAAAATACTGAGCCTTTAGGAAAGAATATCTATGATGATGTTGAGCAAATTGATGCTCATAAGGAGTCAAATGTTGTCAAACCCTTAGATAATGTGGCTGGTGAGGAAGTTCATGTCACTCATGATGTCAATGACAACCCTAACTGTGAGGCTGAAACAGTAGACCTGGAGGAATTTTCTGATAATGAGCTGTTGTCCTGTGTCctccctagcatagccaaaagggttaggactaggagagaaaagAAAACTGTGGCTCAAAGGTCCCTCAGAAAGAAGATTGATGTTCCAACCTCTTCAAAGACAACGGTGGCAGTCGAGAGTTCCCTCAAGAGGAAAGTTCATGGTCTAaccaaatcttggagcaaagtgGTGCCCAAGAAAAAGAAGACCAAGTTTGTTGTTATTGAGTCTGACTCAGATGTTCCTTGTAATGTCTCTGACATTCTAtcaaagaagaagccaaccactagcaagcttgCAGCTAGTGTCCCTAAGGTACCAATTGACAACATATCTTTTCATTTTGCTTCAAGTGTAAACAGGTGGAAATATGTTTATCAGAAGAGGCTGGCTTTGGAAAGGGACTTAGCTCAGAATGTCCTAGACTGTAAGGATATTATGGATCTTATTCAAGAGGCTGGTTTAATGAAGACTGTGACTCAGTTTTCAAAGTGCTATGAGATGTTG TTGGGAAGGCCTGATGAAGCTCAACCTGAGCTTAAGGTGACTGACAACaaaatctgtcaagtcatcactgctaatCAGGTAAGGAAGTGGCCTCTCAAAGGAAAATTGGTGGCAAGTAAACTGAGTGTCAAGTATGCAATGCTGCACAAGATTGGAATTGCTAACTGGGTGCCCACCAATCATAAATCTACAGTTGCTGTAATGCTTGGAAAGTTTATATATGTTGTTGGAACCAAAGCTAAATTTGACTATGGCTCCTATATTTTTTATCAAACTTTGAAGCATGCAGGAAGCTTCAGTGCGAAGGGTCCTATAGCCTTTTCTTCTCTCATCTATGGTATTATTTTGAATCAGTTTCCAAACATCTTAATTGAGAATGATTCTGTGAAGAAAAGAGACAGCCCTATGTCTTTCAATCATAAGCTGTTCCTAGGTACccatgtccctgacattgtcatgacatcaggtGAGACATCACATGTAAGCAATCAGCCAGGTAAAGCTGTTGTCATTGCAATGCTCAAAGAAACCTGCAGGGAATtagaggcaaggaagctgaaCTTGGAAAAATTGATTAGCTCTTTGGAGATGACTGAAGGTGATGTGCTAGCTGATGGTGGAGAATTTGGTGAAGTTGTTGCTGTTGCAGAAGAAGCTGAAAGACAAGGTAAAGAGGGAGAAACAGATGCCAGTCCTGATGATGGCACAGATGATGATGATGACTCTGAGTCAGATGACTAG